The region CACATAAAAAGTGCAGTTATGTCACCTGCATGAAAATGATAAATAGGCAACTATTcgtaataatttaatattagGTTTAAACTTGGTGATTGAATTTAATCACGGTCTTTCAATAGAATCCACTGCCATTGCTTGAAAGTGCTTGGTAGAAATTGTCCATTTCAAGGGATGTATCTTTCTGCAGAGGTATGGTTGGAATAGATATTTTTAATGGTCATGGAATTGAATCCAGGGCTGTAATATGTGGTCAGTTTCTCTGAATGTTTTGATACGTTGGCTATATAAATTTGTTTGTGCTGCTGAACTAGTGTTTGCTATAAATTTCttagttttcagttttcttgcTGTATTTCTCATGTATTATGATTTCTCTACTCTCAAGCCAGTGGTTCATTTCAACTTTAAAGCTTTTGCTGTTGTCCTCAATTAATGTGGGCTGTGCTCCTAAGCTCTTTTCACGCAGTAAACCTTCTTGCTGAGATGTCCATCTCCAGGTCAGAAATTCAGGTAATGGGAACGGTACGAAATGGCAGAACGCCAACCTTCCCATCTCTTTTTGTGTGGCTCAGGTGGTTTTATTGGTAGATTTGAACCTTGCCCCATTTTTCTGCTTCATAGAAGCATTATGTAGCTCAATGTTCTCCTTGGACAATgcttaaaaacctttttatcaCCTCCTTATGTGCATCAGCTACATGCAACACTTTTGTTTACTTTGCTTCCTCTTCACGTGCCCAGAAACTGAATTGCTTTTACGAGGGTCACAATGAACCACTGACTGTGCGATTATTCAGGCAATCGTGTGAATCCAGTGCCTATGGCGACCCCATGAGGACATTACATGTAAAACACGTACAAATCCCTTTGTGCCAAATGCTTTAGAAACAATGGTGATCCTGGTTATGATGTCAGTGTAAGGGCAAAGGTCTGTTACTGCATTTGAGTTGAACGGAATAAGAAACGGTTGATTGGCAGAAGAACTGTGCAGATGTATGTTTTGTGTATGGTTTTGGTGGAGCCCCCCGATCAGTGCCTCCGCATTCTGATCACAGACTTTCTGTCCCGGCTGGAGAGCCTGAGGGGAGCAGAGAAGActgtggaggaggtggggcCCACACTGctggagtgggtgagtgtgtttatatagcgcctttcatcTCGCAATCTCCAAGTGCTTTACCGTCGGGGGGGGGACTCAAATCAACAATGTgtatcacacacctgctctgtCACAGTGTTATTAGATTTGCCATGGAAGGTACTTTGTTGTGTTTATGTCGGCTTTATCTTTATTACCAGATGGTAAACTGCTGTGTTGCTTCTATCTTCAGTACTTTTACAGGATGACCCGATTCTGTATTCCAGTACAGAATGTCCATTGCCTCAATACTGTCCATGCTCCTTAATGAATTCAACAACTtggaatatttcaatttcattggTAAATGCTCAGAactttcagtgtaaaaaaattGGAGCTGAATATCTGGTGGGTCTATATAATCTGTAGAAATGATCAGGGAACTGATCTCTTTCTTTCTGAGACATCGGGACAGGGTGTTGGTCTTTATCTCTGGGACGGAGTGACAGGGTGCTGATCTTTCTTTCTCTGGGACAGAGTGACTGGatgctgatctctctctctctggtacaGAGGGACATAgtgctgatctctctctctctctggtacaGAGGGACAGGgtgctgatctctctctctctctgggacagagggacatggtgctgatctctctctctctgggacagagggacatggtgctgatctctctctctgggacagagggacatggtgctgatctctctctctgggacagagggacatggtgctgatctctctctccctgccgtcCTGGCACAGTTCCCTCGGCTGGAGGCGTACATCACGTACTGCTGTAACCAGGTGGAAGCGAAGGCGCTGCTGGACCAGAAGAAGCAGGAGCGGCCGGTGGAGCACTTCCTGCGGCTGTGCCAGGAGTCCTCCTTTAGCCGGAAGCTTGACCTGTGGAACTTCCTGGACCTGCCCCGCAGCCGGCTGGTCAAATACCCCCTCCTGCTGAGGGAGATTGAGAAGAGCACCCCACCAGAGCATCCCGACAAGGACACCTTGCCACAGGCTGTGAGTAACCCAGTCACGtagagatgcacacacacaaacacatgcacgtacacatgtacacacatacctgtgcacacacaaacgcatgtgtgcacacatgcacgcatgtacacacatacacatatgcatgcgcACCCACGTGgatgcgtgtacacacacacacacacacacatgcacgtacacacatacacatacacatatacaggtgcacacatgtgcatgtacaaacatacacacagagatggGCAAAGATACATCAAAATGTATCTTGTTACAAGATAGAAAATACCCCtcaaataaatgtatcaaaataaaatacaaaatactggaGCCAGAAAATGCATCAagataaaatacatgtatattgtattttctaaatacaagaaaatacatttgtaacattGGGTATTCTGAATTtgttaaaaatggcagaacattcagatttttataatgtacaCAAGGCTCTGGTGCGAGTTTGAACCATACAGGaaggaagaacaggaagtagaatgctactgtatatgcatatgcctgtactgtgtatgtacatattttacccaggcataaacacacttgcacacatatcCACACGTGCACCACATAATTCCAAAAAATTGCAGCTCATTCGTGTCACTACAATCAGCAAAATGTATCTACACAAAATTCAGGAACTCTGCTTTGCTTGAAGgactgcataatttatttttattgcaaaatgtgGATAATAACACAGCTACATTCACAGTTTATACTGCTCACCCAACTCTGCGCAGATCAGCACACCTCTGTCTGCCGTGGCGAGTTTGTTTACACTGTTTTGCCCACAGACAGCTCAGCTGCTGCCAGTAtccctagctagctagctcactCACTTCTTTAGCCACACATGTATCgattgtttttctctttagCCTTTACCTATGGCTTTCAACATGTGTACATTCTAAAAAGtaagatatattttatatagttatTGCAGTTCAGATAAAATGTTAACCTTGACGGACAGTCCACTACActggttgggggagggggggtgaacTTGATTACAGAAATACTTCGAGTAGTGTGGGCTTACAAaatcactgtgtgtgagagtctctAAGTGTATTGTTCTTCATTTTAAGATGTATTTACatgattttttaatgaatcatgGAGAAagtattttgagtattttgaaaatacaaaatgactCCACTCTAAAGTATCTTgttacaaattacatttgaattttttcagccctgtcaaatacaaattacaaaatactcaaaagtaattgaaatatgtatttcaaatacaagtaACAGAAATAGTGCCCATCTCTGCGTACACATATACATGCGCGCACATATggatgcacatacacgcacacgcacgcacacatgcacgcatatacacatgtacacatatacatgtatgcacacgtACTCATCTAATCATGAACAAGCACACCCATGCACATATACACGTACACAGGtacccacacatatacatgcacacacgtgcatacacgtatacacgcactcatacacacgtacTGAATGTacatacacgcacgtacacgcatacacacacatacggtaCATAAGCACAAGCCAGATAtataaacgcacacactcacatacatgcatgcacacaggagCACGTGCACATATATgggcacacgtacacacacagatccaagaacatttcaggGGAACAGTGTAAGATGAATACAGAGAGATGAATGAGAGAAGCTTTGGATCTTTGGCCTCTTAAACAAGAGGCCAGTTTGAGACATGTGAGTTCCctgcttgcatttatttagctgaGACATTAAGGTGCAAGAGCAAGGtggatgtaaaaatgtaaaaaaaaaaatggaacagatGTGACCGGTCCTGATCAGCACCCTGCCGTCTCTGAGCTTAGATGGAACTGATCCAGAGGATCATCTCCGAGGTGAACAGCAAGACGGGGGAGGCGGAGTGCCAGTTCTACAGGCGGGGGCTGTGCTACCCAGAGGAGGGGCAGAGACTCCCCGAGATCTGGAACTCCCGTTTTCTTTACTGCCACGGGGAACTCAAGAACAGCAAGGGCCAGGTCAGCACCCCGGGGCTctctacttcctgttcctgttctctCTATTCCTACTCGCTACCATTTCTGCTTATTTATATTTCGGTCAATTACTACAGTTTGTctctatttctgttcatttatgcTTCCtctatttatttctattttctaGATAAATGTAACAACTGGTAATATAATagtatatttctctctctctgcctttctttctctccttctccctccccctctctgtgtagAAGCTGCATGTGTTCCTGTTTGAGTTTGCTCTGGTTCTGACCCGACCAGTCACCCAGGACAGGGAGGGCGGGGTGCAGTTCCAGGTGTATCGCCAGCCCCTCCCCACCGCCCACCTTCTGCTGGAGGACCTGccggatggggaggggggagggggtggatcCTTCCGGGGGGCGTTCACCTCCACTACTGACAAAGGTACATCTTGTGATTTTAATAGTTGTTCTGCTGTTGCACTGTTACAACAAGTATATATTATTATGGAACCTTATTATGTGTTTTTGGCCCTGTGGCCCCAACTTccctataaaaaaataaataaatttgcatcAATATCAAAAAAGCAGCTTTCAGCTTGGATGTcacttttaatcttttttttgtgctgtgattgTTCTGTCTCTCACAGCTAAGAACTGCTTCAGGGTGAGTATCCAGGGCCGATCCAAGGCTCAGTCCCACAGCCTGCAGGCCAACGACTCCTTCAACAAGCAGCAGTGGATCAGCTGCCTCCGCCAGGCCATCGTCCAATCACGTGACCGGGGGTctcacaccagccaatcctgGCCGCCCTCCCAGACCTCGCCTGACCCCCCCCTCAGTCACATAGCCGAGCTGAGTCTGAGCTCCGATACAGAGATGATGGACACATAGTTTTACAAAGCACATTCCGAGGTTAGGTTTTCAAAAAAAgacttgaaaaaagaaaacttgtcaatttttttaaacggcTGCCTTCCCCTTTCATGATGCTTTTGTCTGTTCCTGTTTACCTCCCCGGACCTAAGCAAAAGTCATTATGCACCACTCAGATTACTCTCAGAGCTGTGGGAACCTGTCAAGTAATACATCAATACatcaatttcagttttgtctttcttttcaaGG is a window of Anguilla anguilla isolate fAngAng1 chromosome 13, fAngAng1.pri, whole genome shotgun sequence DNA encoding:
- the arhgef3l gene encoding rho guanine nucleotide exchange factor (GEF) 3, like, whose protein sequence is MEREENEVDASPSWSPVGRERLFTCANLSDYAGKKRKQDTSSETEAAARGPDHQDEDDDTIGSLEASKDLEEPSNKRVKPVAKGAGLSVKTPALKRLGQSIQRSISFRTEVQPLPMAPIRTRQKASSYPRRRNSQLWSDTVDTGSQELSTKEIKRQEVIYELTQGEKQLIEDLDLVRKVYYEPMLKLEIMTENELVQIFGTLDSLIPVHKDFLSRLESLRGAEKTVEEVGPTLLEWFPRLEAYITYCCNQVEAKALLDQKKQERPVEHFLRLCQESSFSRKLDLWNFLDLPRSRLVKYPLLLREIEKSTPPEHPDKDTLPQAMELIQRIISEVNSKTGEAECQFYRRGLCYPEEGQRLPEIWNSRFLYCHGELKNSKGQKLHVFLFEFALVLTRPVTQDREGGVQFQVYRQPLPTAHLLLEDLPDGEGGGGGSFRGAFTSTTDKAKNCFRVSIQGRSKAQSHSLQANDSFNKQQWISCLRQAIVQSRDRGSHTSQSWPPSQTSPDPPLSHIAELSLSSDTEMMDT